In Lolium rigidum isolate FL_2022 chromosome 3, APGP_CSIRO_Lrig_0.1, whole genome shotgun sequence, the genomic window gattcttgtgagcttatggtatgcttataatgctaggtggtgctaggtgattcagttggctaccaagacttgtctcatctggttagctgggatatgctatgtgttgttgcttgtttaggcatatctatcacttactggatttaccggttcttgattggcctctcttttgccagcatcacttggtctatataccaagtgatgaataatccctttggagcatctgctccatgcatgctatgtgtgtttgagcatcttgacttatgtccctatgataatggatcatcaaatgtttccctttgtccctggttgcctccttaattgatgccttatgatcaaaatgatccaagtcccttgcatgatcccatttgtccctaatgttgcttaattaagatgaataaattccctctaatcaccatttggagatcaagactagttcttgatatccattagttactcgtcaacacatgtgtttgcatgtgtgtgtgagctgcttgtagtgtcacttgactattcaagtttcaatgttggttacttttcctctagtgcaagaaatggttgagcagatgtttatgcactcgttggcctttattcttgggtagctcaaagtgtcatgcacttaccggatcatcaaatgtttcccttaatttgtccctggttgcctccttaattgatgccttatgatccaaattactatattattggattgagtgatatggctaccgcttgtttgctctccaaatgctatatatgtgtatttgaccatgcttatgatggatttcttttaaggactctagctagattagaggggaaaaagttgctgctttgttgcctatgataatggatcatcaaatgtttccctttgtccctggttgcctccttaattgatgccttatgatccaaatgacccaagtcccttgcatgatcccatttgtccctaatgttgcttaagatgaataaattccctctaatcaccatttggagatcaagactagttcttgatttccattagctagactccaatattaaaaatgtctcccaaatatggagacaaacattttaacattaccccaagtgatttacttgtcgatgattagatggttggtcgatcactcgtacactcggggtggagcaagtgaggcttggtgtgatggcacaaatatcaatatcttgtgcatcctacctggcctcacttactccatccctggatgttaatatttgtttcgaccaacaaagtatgaggcattccatttagttgataccacttggctctttcttccattttagtgccgatgattagaatgttcggtcaatctgtacactcggggtgtcgctagtgagcctggtgtgatggcacaaatatcaatctcttgtgcatcctacccggcctcactaacgccatcccgggatgttcatatttgtttcgaccaacaaagtatgaggcattccatttagttcatactagctacttcttaattgcattggcctttcttccattttagtgccgatgattagaatgtttggtcacctatacgccgcaatatactttgtagacgagcccccctttctcggccgccgttccgtgaacgagtccttgatgagacaacaacgccgacatgcctctccggcgcagcaccacttttcttctctcgccgtccgatgcgtgaacgagtccttaatgccaagacggtgccggcctccctagcatcatgccgaccccgttgtcgcgcttcgagccgtgtcgatcatgcaccctgcactcttcgccttcttgcccggtgaacgaatagactaatcgttggaataaggaagccgatgacggccgatcgcaatttaatcttgcgaccggctgtcatcggtttccttattccaacgatcagcctattggttcaccgggcaagaaggcgaacgagtgcaggcgcgggacacacggcttgaagcgcggcaacacggcccggcataatcgccgggcaggccggcacggtctttgcatcaaggactcgttcactcggacggcgagggaccggcgtggttctgcgccggagatgcagatcggcgttgttgtgtcgtcaagcacccgttgactcgaacgccgaccggggaaagggggcccttcgcaaagtatttgtgttgaccaacaatgtatgaggcacatattctattttgtcattccatttgctttgagattttcaaaatgccgatgattaaaatgtttggtcaccgtacactcggggtggcgtaagtgagcctggtaagatagcacaaatatcaatctcttgtgcatcctacctggcctcgcttacaccatccctaaatgttaatatttgtgttgaccaacaatgtatgaggcacttattccattttgtcattccatttgctttgagattttcaaaatgccgatgattaaaatgttggtcaccgtacacttgggggtggcgtaagtgagcctggtaagatagcacaaatatcaatctcttgtgcatcggacttggtctcactgacgccatccctaaatgttaatatttgtgttgaccaacaatgtatgaggcacttattccattttgtcattccatttgctttgacattttcaaaatgccgatgattaaaatgtttggtcaccgtacactcggggcggcgtaagtgagctctggtaagatagcacaaatatcaatctcttgtgcatcggacttggtctcacttacaccgtccccgaatgttaatatttgtgttgaccaacaatgtatgaggcatttattccatttctcttgtgcatcggatacttgttggtctcactttcttccattttcatcatagtaggaactggatggaaggaccccgatacAAGCGAgctcggtgggtagagatgacggagcaaaggaggaaccggatgaagactactttgtatctcgaaattgtgaattttgtatgaattaagagttgtatgcaaaacatttgacacttgccactatatatgtatctcgatcgggctctaagtaatgtgatgatgatgtctatgttatatccgtgcaatgtacatgatatttatattatatctgaatggtgctgtatataacctcgtgtatccgtattgtgtatccgtattgctgtgtataaaccgcatatgtgtagcgagcagcacaaaatcgtgtataatacaagcaaattctgtggcgcactaagaagcaattccgtggcgcacgcttttcgtggcgcacctaagaacaagtgcgccacgaaaccttatttctgtggcgcacgaccaggtgcgccacagaaagcttatttttgtggcgacgtttctgtggcgcaccacccgtgcgccacagaatcacattttcgtgcgccactgatgaggcttttcctactagtgtaccctctctccattccatggcgccgctgaCAGGCCCaaaaaagatggccaagaaagcggccaagaagccaccgggcaatgagacgaaaggggcgaaagcgccgttcgcgaagccgcggaaggcgccggctccgaagaagaagccggaaggatggaccgatgatcaatggcagcaagattgtctgcgccggaagatggcgacggtggagcggaaaggacggagggcggcggagcgggagaagaaggctctggcggcgcgccagcaccagcacataatggtcaggtgtatcgccgccaccaacgcgagcccatggagtacgtccttGCCGGcgtacgttccgggagtgatctctccgtcgacatccgccttctacaacgacggcccctctgccactcccgggtgcgtgacgcctaacttgtcgccccagtaccaggatgcgctgccgcatggcggcttcaaccccaacaacctctactccccggcgtacgagcaagcggctcagcgcgatccaggacccggtccggacggcgccccgttcactggccgcaggggccgctcgaattcgatggcgccggtgctgagtaggaggaggacgggggtgaggacgaggaggaggaggatgaggaggggtggaggacgacgacgtcgacgccgaggacgaagagggcggcgaggaagaggacgaggaggctgccgccgtcgatgatctcgtggaggtagacgcggacggcgtgaggactatGAAGAAGAAGGGTcgagcacacgaggccccaagtggacggttttggaggatctatgtctgtgcgagtcgtgagcgacggtgagccatgactccatcatcggcgccaaccaataaTACGGGaaatattgggcgaggatcaaggccgagttcgatgagcgcaagctcatcaacagcgactacaagaaagtgacaatgaagaggagccaaaaggcaatgtcgacgcgatgggccatcatccaggcgtcggtgaactccttccatgggtaccatcacgacttagtgaccagagacgacagcggcgccgacgtctcctaactggtacgactctttcttacataatctgtagcgcctacattgtgttcgatgaaatgattccgcttcctttggttagtttgacaggGCCATGGATATGTATCggaagaactcggaaggtcacaagacTTTCACGCTGACGCATTGCTATAGCAATCTCAAAATGAACCACAAATGGCAgttgacgcgcctgtcgttgtccaaggggaaggacgccattgatctggacgcgccgctggcaacgtcggcagggcgtcctactggcaacaaggctgccaaggccgccttggccgacgctgcgtcgtctgagaagacgcatgcgttgatcacgaaatgcctcgtcgatgtctcctcgacctttctctcccgcgacaaaaagaccgacgaaaggtgggcggagctgctcaagaggcaagaggagaagttggagctcaagaaacgcagggacgacatgtccctgctgagagcgtcgacagagggaatgtctccccggacgcgggcggcacacaacttcttcaaatgtcagatcctcgacgacatcgaagccaaaatggcggcggcagcaaccgcggagcaagagccggcagacgcgtCTTCTATTGCTATACATGTGTCGGCCTCTGCCTCTGcatcggcgacggagcagacggagcatgcacaacACCGGGCagatcgtgatcgacgggcctacgtcgactcaagATACGACGCCGTCgaacaaccccttcttctaatttagcatgcaccaCCGGGTCgaacaaccccttcttctaatttagcatgcaccaccggtctgtaatatgatcgtgcgcccagtactttgatcgccgctactcttcgGCGGGAAAGATCTCTtttgcaaactatttgaatttctgattgggggcggcgtttgggggacgcggctggggatcaacaccaaacgcggcacgaacaaaacacgtcccccaaacgctcgatccggcgcggtttgggagacgcgactggagatgctctaatattgcTACAGAACTGTATGATGTGCAGATATGCATCATTCAACAAGAAATAGTATTATTCATTATCGCTAAATTCGCTTGCTATATGGTTACTCACTGTACAAGGTTCATAATCAGTAACATATCTACCAGCTATCAGCTCCTATGATCGACAAAGTGTGACAAAGTTCGCCCAAATATCTCAATACATATACATGTAACATGGCGATGCTGCCCTTGCACGAGGAGTCAGTCTTTCGAAAGTCGTCTGATGCCAAATTATGACAGGAAGCATCTGAAAAATGACATCGTAAGAACGGGCAAAAAACATATAACACCACGTGTAGATTGTGAGCAAAGCAAATAATATTTTATGACTGATAAGAGAGTTGATGAAGAGACTAGTAAAGCCAaagtattttatttcttttgccaCAGGCTGACACAaagaattctttaccaaagaataCTTAATTTGGCGTTGTTGTGTGTTAGGATGGGTATAAGAGCATGAGTACCTGGAACTCCCATTTGTAGGATCAAAATTAGGCTACTGGAACTTTGCAGCAGATGTTCAGAACATCATCTAATGGTGCATGATCACCTGTCCCCTCATCTTTCCTCGCATACAACAGTTCTTTCCCTTTGAACACAAACATTCCGCCCTGACAAACATAACAAACAAACGTGCAGTTCCATGGATCAATACTCTGTACATTAAATTCAGACAGTGCTGGTGGTGGCAGAAGCAGTTGATAAATGATCTAACCTGTTGCAGGACACTTGGCCTGTCATCTGGGGTGGCTTCAATTGTATAGTTCTTCGTCGCCTCCTTGAGGGAATCAAGCCGAGAAAACACTTTCACCTTCAAAGAAATACGTTCAACTGTCACAACAATGTCCATGCAACTTTCATGAAAAAAACAActataaaaaaaaaatgaaaagtcgCTGCTACAAAATGATGCTTACACTGGCTGGATTGAAGAATGTGCGACCAAGACCAAAATATAGACCCAATAGATCATAAGCCTGAAAAGGTTCAATGGAAGTCATGCACTTAGGGATAGATTAAGTAAAATGATTTTTATGGATAATAAAATTTCTAGTCCACTGATGATTGATCCTCATGTACCAAGTACTATATATCCAGGCATCTATCTCATATACACATCTACATCTGAGTTGAAAAAATGAGCAAAACATAGACAGCATACACTTATCGAGGACCACAGTAACAACAAGGATCATTTCGAATGGAAACAAATTGGCACCACATATTTTCGTGATTGGAAGGTACTCCATTTGTGATTAACACACACAAAACTCTCAATCTGGCATAAATACTTGCATTTAGTGAATTTACATTTCTCTGTTTGGCTAAAAAATAAGATTATTTGTAGCACTCTTTCTCCAAAATAGTAATATCACATTTTTATGGGATCTACCCTGTTAGTACAATGCAGCTAATGGAAAGGAGATGCTGAAAATCTAACAGATACAATGTGAATGCAGAGCGGTAATATGAGTATATCAGGACATCAGGTGCATATACTCTGTAACATGCAGTATAACAATATCCAGTAGGTACACTAATGCGTGAGCAGGCGAATTAGTACCTTGCGCTCAGGATCTGCGTAGAGGTAATCCAGTGGAAAGGGCAGCTGCAGTAAACATATTATACAGAAAGTTACTTAGGGCTGACTAAAAGCAAATATTAGCAGTAAACTATCCACAACATATATGAATAATTGGGAGTTTTAAGGCATCCATTGTCTAGCAAGTCCCAAACGAGGGGAATAAATTAAAATTAAACCATCAGCATGATTGTGAAATTGCGGCAATGATCTATTGCGATTATAGATAAGCGAATAACCTCAGACAAGTTGAGGCTCAAAATGATCAAGAATCTCTGTCTAGAATAAGATATAAAGTATCACAAAATAGTTCACAGTGCATCCTAGGAGGGTACGAGATAAGCCATAAATTGAAGTGTGTTACGTACACGTTCAGCGAGAATACGGGCTTTATCGGGAGTGCCGACACCAATAGCAATTAGTTTGACACCAGCAGCATCAAATCTTTGTTTCGTCTCCTTCAACGTCAAGGCCAGCTCCCAACTACAGAGTTGATGATTATACCTTAGAAAAGGAAATTAAACAACTAGGAAATACTGTAACCAAGTAGTAGTTCATCTACAGAAGGAGGGGGAGCTATCTCTCACCAGCAAGGGCATCCGAAATGCCGTAGCAACGCAACGACAGCCATTCCCTGCATAAGCAGTGAATTACTCCTCCAATTTAGCATCAGATTCATGCGTTCATAAAATCATTTCATAGTTAAATGGGATCTAGAGTTTCGATCAACAGAATGGGTAATTTGTTCGAGCAAAACAACAATTGGGGCCGTCTTATTCTGAAAAGAAACTCTGCGTTGTACTAACCTTAAATACACAGAGTTTTCCATGGCTACGTCTCGTCTCCTCGTAATACAAAGACCAAGCTAAAGCTAAACGGAGAAAAGAGTGAGCATCTCTACCTCGTTCTGATCCCAGAGATCCCTGATCAGCACGGGCTCGCCGGTGGCCGCTGAGAAGATGGCGACCCCACCGAGGGCATCACCGATACCCGACCCTGGTTCCGGAGAAGAGGTTGGAACGGAGGGGGAGCTCGCGGCAGCAGCAGGTACCACCGGCGAGCGGTGGAGACGGAGGCTGAAGCTGTGGCCGCGGCAACTGGGGACAGATGCGAGCTTGAGGCGGAAGCGAGAGGAGGTGCCGGTAGAGCGAGTGGCCGGCGGCGGGAGCGAGGCGGCCGTAGTCGCGGCCATGGCTAGGCGGCGACGCGGCAAAACCTTGTCCGGGAGGAAGAGAAGCCCGCTGATGCCGATCCGGTGTGCTGGAGATGGTTTGCCGGTGGCGGGTGTGGCCACAGATTTGTGAAGAAGAGTGtgcctcttttcttttcttttgtactCGTGTAATCCTATTTTAAGTCAGTATAACAAATTTGTATTAATTGAATATTGATTGCAACCTAGTTAAGACTACTTGATATTCTTTTACTAGACTAGACTGCTCCATAACAAATTGTATATCAT contains:
- the LOC124700434 gene encoding thioredoxin-like protein AAED1, chloroplastic, whose product is MAATTAASLPPPATRSTGTSSRFRLKLASVPSCRGHSFSLRLHRSPVVPAAAASSPSVPTSSPEPGSGIGDALGGVAIFSAATGEPVLIRDLWDQNEGMAVVALLRHFGCPCCWELALTLKETKQRFDAAGVKLIAIGVGTPDKARILAERLPFPLDYLYADPERKAYDLLGLYFGLGRTFFNPASVKVFSRLDSLKEATKNYTIEATPDDRPSVLQQGGMFVFKGKELLYARKDEGTGDHAPLDDVLNICCKVPVA